The following proteins come from a genomic window of Winogradskyella sp. PC-19:
- a CDS encoding leucine--tRNA ligase — MRYDFNQIEKNWQKYWSDNKTFKASNTSDKPKYYVLDMFPYPSGAGLHVGHPLGYIASDIYARYKRHKGFNVLHPQGYDSFGLPAEQYAIQTGQHPAITTEANIKTYRRQLDQIGFSFDWSREVRTSNPEYYKWTQWIFIQLFESWFNNETNKAEDIKTLISVFEAEGNATVNAACDDNIDPFSAEEWNSFSSEKQQEILLKYRLTYLAETEVNWCPALGTVLANDEIVNGVSERGGHPVVRKKMTQWSMRISAYAERLLQGLETIDWTDSLKESQRNWIGKSVGASVTFNVNGHDKKIDVFTTRPDTIYGVSFMTLAPEHDYVSQITTPEQKEAVDAYVDATAKRSERERMADVKTISGVFTGAYAEHPFTKELIPIWIGDYVLASYGTGAVMAVPCGDQRDYDFAKHFDIAIPNIFEGVDISEEAYGSKDNVKIANSDFLNGMNYKKASKRAIYELEQIGQGEGKTNYRLRDAVFSRQRYWGEPFPVYYVNDMPQMIDKAHLPIVLPEVEKYLPTEEGEPPLGRADVWAWCTESNTVVSNDKINNTTIHPLELNTMPGWAGSSWYFFRYMEEANRDDVFASEEALNYWENVDLYIGGSEHATGHLLYSRFWVKLLKDRGFVGVDEPFKKLINQGMILGTSAIIYRIKSKQFINPVFFSKDFIQKLVDNKSSMTDYPEYKKLEKALFDSVVSKNGIRSIFTTVETNWEQFIPIHADVSFVNSSDELDIEAFRNWRAEFKNAEFITEEDGTFKVSRDVEKMSKSKYNVVNPDDIVEQYGADSLRLYEMFLGPLEQYKPWNTAGITGVHNFLKKLWKLYVGQDSLNVNDVEPSKDNLKTLHKTIKKVEEDIENFSFNTSVSTFMIAVNELTAQKCTSKDILQPLLILISPYAPHIAEELWSQLGNNESISTAPFPIFDESHLVESNKNYPISFNGKMRFTLELSLDLSKDEIEKIVLAHEKTQEQLQGRTPKKVIVVPGKIVNIVG, encoded by the coding sequence ATGCGATACGATTTCAATCAGATTGAAAAAAACTGGCAAAAATATTGGTCAGATAACAAAACATTTAAGGCTTCAAATACCAGCGATAAGCCAAAGTATTATGTACTAGATATGTTCCCTTATCCAAGTGGTGCAGGTTTACACGTTGGGCATCCGTTAGGTTACATTGCCAGTGATATTTATGCGCGTTACAAACGCCACAAAGGATTTAATGTATTGCATCCTCAAGGTTATGATAGTTTTGGTTTGCCTGCTGAGCAGTACGCAATTCAAACGGGTCAACATCCAGCAATTACTACAGAAGCGAATATAAAAACCTATCGTCGTCAGTTAGACCAAATCGGATTTTCTTTCGATTGGAGCAGAGAAGTACGTACAAGTAATCCTGAATATTACAAATGGACGCAGTGGATTTTTATTCAGTTGTTTGAGTCTTGGTTTAATAATGAGACCAACAAAGCTGAAGATATTAAAACATTAATATCCGTTTTTGAAGCTGAAGGAAACGCAACTGTCAACGCAGCTTGTGACGATAATATAGATCCATTTTCTGCTGAAGAATGGAATAGTTTTTCATCCGAAAAACAACAAGAAATACTACTTAAATACAGACTAACCTATTTAGCGGAGACCGAAGTTAACTGGTGTCCAGCTTTAGGAACTGTTTTAGCAAATGACGAAATCGTAAATGGCGTTTCAGAACGTGGTGGTCATCCGGTAGTGCGTAAAAAAATGACACAATGGAGTATGCGTATTTCTGCTTATGCCGAGCGTTTACTTCAAGGTTTAGAAACTATTGATTGGACAGATTCTTTAAAAGAAAGCCAACGCAATTGGATTGGAAAATCGGTTGGCGCTTCTGTGACGTTTAATGTCAACGGTCATGATAAAAAAATAGACGTTTTTACAACGCGACCAGATACAATTTACGGTGTAAGTTTTATGACCTTAGCACCAGAGCACGATTACGTGTCTCAAATAACAACACCAGAACAAAAAGAAGCTGTCGATGCTTATGTTGATGCTACCGCAAAGCGAAGTGAACGAGAGCGTATGGCAGATGTAAAAACTATTTCTGGGGTATTTACTGGTGCATATGCAGAGCATCCTTTTACAAAAGAACTAATCCCGATTTGGATTGGCGATTACGTTTTGGCAAGCTACGGAACAGGCGCAGTTATGGCAGTACCTTGTGGTGACCAACGTGACTACGATTTTGCAAAGCATTTTGATATTGCAATACCAAATATTTTTGAAGGCGTCGATATTTCTGAAGAAGCTTATGGTTCAAAAGACAACGTTAAGATTGCAAACAGTGATTTCTTAAACGGAATGAACTATAAAAAAGCATCAAAACGTGCGATATACGAATTAGAGCAAATTGGTCAAGGCGAAGGAAAAACCAATTACCGTTTGCGTGATGCAGTCTTCTCTAGACAGCGTTATTGGGGCGAACCTTTCCCAGTATATTACGTCAACGATATGCCGCAAATGATTGACAAAGCACATTTGCCAATTGTTTTACCAGAAGTCGAAAAATATTTACCAACGGAAGAAGGTGAGCCGCCATTAGGTCGTGCTGATGTTTGGGCTTGGTGTACAGAAAGCAATACTGTTGTTAGCAATGACAAAATAAATAATACAACGATTCATCCCTTAGAGTTGAATACCATGCCAGGTTGGGCAGGAAGTTCATGGTACTTTTTTCGTTATATGGAAGAAGCCAATCGTGACGATGTTTTTGCAAGCGAAGAGGCTTTGAATTATTGGGAAAATGTAGATTTATACATTGGTGGTAGCGAACACGCCACAGGCCATTTATTATACTCGCGTTTTTGGGTAAAACTATTGAAAGACAGAGGTTTTGTTGGTGTTGATGAGCCTTTCAAAAAGCTGATTAACCAAGGAATGATATTAGGGACGAGTGCTATCATTTATAGAATTAAAAGTAAACAATTTATTAATCCAGTTTTCTTTAGTAAAGATTTCATTCAGAAACTGGTTGATAATAAGTCATCAATGACAGATTATCCTGAATATAAAAAACTTGAAAAAGCTTTGTTCGATAGTGTTGTTTCTAAAAATGGAATTAGAAGTATTTTTACAACGGTAGAAACAAATTGGGAACAATTTATTCCAATTCATGCAGACGTATCATTTGTAAATTCCTCAGATGAATTAGATATAGAAGCTTTTAGAAATTGGAGAGCTGAATTCAAAAATGCGGAATTTATAACTGAAGAAGATGGAACTTTTAAAGTTTCTAGAGATGTCGAAAAAATGTCAAAATCCAAATACAATGTCGTCAATCCAGATGATATTGTAGAACAATATGGCGCAGACAGTCTAAGACTATACGAAATGTTCCTTGGGCCATTAGAACAATACAAACCTTGGAATACAGCAGGTATTACTGGTGTGCATAATTTCTTAAAGAAACTTTGGAAATTGTATGTTGGTCAAGATAGTTTAAATGTCAATGATGTTGAGCCTTCAAAAGACAATTTAAAAACACTACATAAAACCATTAAAAAAGTAGAAGAGGATATTGAGAATTTCTCATTCAACACATCTGTGTCTACATTTATGATTGCGGTTAATGAGTTGACAGCTCAAAAGTGTACAAGCAAAGATATCTTGCAACCATTGTTGATTTTAATTTCACCTTATGCACCACATATCGCTGAAGAATTATGGTCACAATTAGGAAATAATGAATCGATTTCTACGGCACCTTTCCCAATTTTTGATGAAAGTCATTTGGTAGAGAGCAACAAAAATTATCCAATTTCGTTTAATGGTAAAATGCGTTTTACTTTAGAATTGTCTTTAGACTTATCAAAAGATGAGATTGAAAAGATAGTATTAGCACACGAAAAAACGCAAGAACAATTACAAGGTCGCACACCTAAAAAGGTAATTGTTGTACCAGGTAAAATTGTAAATATTGTAGGGTAA